A genomic region of Papaver somniferum cultivar HN1 chromosome 7, ASM357369v1, whole genome shotgun sequence contains the following coding sequences:
- the LOC113296510 gene encoding uncharacterized protein LOC113296510, whose translation MIGRTGHFLAKRLQIRKDSTRVIGPGSSNHNEHVKEVITLRSGKTLENSVELPKDSSRAAKETEVDQTFPKDPIEPESAKSPSEEATPERVYMPPAPFPQRLAKKNPSTYVEILDIFKQVKINLPLLNAIKHVPTMAKFLKDMCIVKRDASVHKKAFLTQQVSSIISQKYPVKFKDPGCPTVTCVKGKKTIDNALLDLGASVKLLPFLVYEKLGLGEMKPIRITLQLAGRSVKIPRGIIEDVLVQVENFIYPVDFVNSDTQPVSSQDLNIPIILGLPFLATANAVIHCQTGLVEFSFGNQKISVNIFKALQAPPDPGNYESMCMIGSLVENTFTTNSVSDPLEACLAHFGAYYDEDSHFEEVNALLYCAPVMNYDKWKRKPEPLPPTIDKPLPSSVKAPTLELKPLADTLKYVFLGSENTILSIIASDLEPDQESILVSVLREH comes from the coding sequence ATGATAGGGAGGACGGGACATTTCCTAGCCAAACGACTCCAAATCCGAAAGGATTCAACCAGGGTAATAGGTCCAGGTAGTTCTAACCACAACGAACATGTCAAAGAAGTtatcacccttaggagtggtaaaacattAGAGAACTCGGTAGAACTACCTAAGGATAGTAGTCGAGCTGCAAAAGAGACTGAGGTTGACCAAACTTTTCCTAAAGACCCTATTGAGCCTGAGAGTGCTAAGAGTCCAAGTGAGGAAGCTACCCCTGAGCGAGTGTACATGCCACCTGCACCATTTCCTCAGAGACTCGCTAAGAAAAATCCTAGTACATATGTTGAAATCCTAGACATCTTTAAGCAAGTTAAGATAAACCTGCCCTTGTTAAATGCAATAAAACATGTACCGACTATGGCCAAGTTCTTAAAAGATATGTGTATTGTCAAGAGAGACGCGAGTGTCCATAAGAAGGCCTTCTTGACCCAACAAGTGAGTTCCATAATCTCACAAAAGTACCCAGTCAAATTTAAAGATCCTGGTTGTCCTACTGTCACATGTGTCAAAGGTAAAAAAACGATAGACAATGCTCTATTAGATCTTGGGGCTAGTGTGAAGCTTTTACCTTTCTTGGTATATGAAAAACTTGGACTAGGGGAGATGAAACCAATTAGGATAACACTACAGTTAGCCGGTAGGTCAGTCAAAATCCCACGTGGAATTATTGAAGACGTTTTGGTTCAGGTAGAAAACTTTATCTATCCAGTTGACTTTGTGAATTCAGACACTCAACCTGTCTCTAGTCAAGATTTAAATATCCCAATAATCCTAGGTCTTCCGTTTCTAGCCACTGCAAATGCAGTCATACATTGTCAAACTGGCCTAGTAGAATTTTCATTTGGGAATCAGAAAATCTCGGTGAACATTTTTAAGGCGTTACAAGCCCCACCGGATCCCGGAAACTATGAGTCTATGTGCATGATTGGTTCTCTAGTTGAGAATACCTTTACCACCAATAGTGTTAGCGATCCTTTAGAGGCGTGCTTGGCCCACTTTGGAGcctactatgatgaggatagtcatTTTGAAGAAGTTAATGCATTGTTATATTGTGCGCCGGTAATGAATTATGATAAATGGAAGCGTAAACCAGAACCTCTTCCGCCGACCATAGATAAACCCCTCCCATCATCAGTTAAGGCCCCCACCCTTGAATTAAAGCCGCTAGCAgatacactgaaatatgtatttctTGGTAGTGAAAATACTATTCTTTCCATAATTGCCTCTGACTTAGAGCCCGATCAAGAAAGTATACTAGTTAGTGTTCTCCGAGAGCACTAG